A window from Drosophila kikkawai strain 14028-0561.14 chromosome 2L, DkikHiC1v2, whole genome shotgun sequence encodes these proteins:
- the Elp2 gene encoding elongator complex protein 2, whose product MEVDNLYTSVACNRCTECADWGPNGLIAYGACNAVAVMDPKFNGNSAKILFTLVEHTKRVNTVKWLNNERLLSGGDDGNAVLWKVDDSGATKHVLLKGHTSGVNAVHGVRRADCSWFLATAAADSSIRLWSYLDGVVSCFQTIQLSGGFCFSLRLTLLPSSDHVLLAFSGDDESVSLYAEQVEATGGADSLGRQFHRVHKLSGHEDWVRGLDFVYDGEDLLLASGSQDNFIRLWRIAPRSEEQMRENRIDLLQMSESEAEIKVEEKILQLGEQAWYAVSLESVLYGHEGWVYGVHWHKTREGELRLLSASIDKTLIVWAPTEDGVWLEQVRVGEVGGNSMGFFGGKFSDDGHSIVGHSYQGGFHIWNQDPDRPQLWSSSVIVGGHYGEVRDLAWEHDGAYLMSVSADQTTRLHAPWLQDSADPTWHELARPQIHGYDMQALALLSRYKFASGAEEKIVRTFQAPANFIENFRHISRVESDEAGDALLDSLPKGASVPSLGLSNKAVYKVDSSAEETGKGKSEYPESYFVPITLETPPQEETLMQNTLWPEMQKLYGHGYEIFALAATADGSVLASTCKASNAEHAQIILWNPSNWKQLQKLSGHQLTVTQLSFSPDARYLISVSRDRRWCLYEKQQDSTAGYQLVASTDKSNGVHTRIIWSCDWSHDGQFFVTSSRDGKVVAWQKGDNDDASSLNGWRAAAVLELKNESITAVAFSHDYLNGSNDTYIVALGTESGLIKIYQLVKGEWKLLADLNKDQAHHLTVRRLRFRPVQKHLQLASCGEDHLVRIYDIKLTGV is encoded by the exons ATGGAGGTGGATAATCTGTACACTTCGGTGGCCTGCAATCGCTGCACAGAGTGCGCGGATTGGGGCCCAAATGGTCTGATTGCTTACGGAGCCTGCAATGCAGTTGCTGTTATGGACCCCAAG TTTAATGGCAACTCGGCCAAGATTCTGTTTACCTTAGTGGAGCACACAAAGCGAGTAAACACTGTAAAGTGGCTCAACAACGAGAGGCTGCTCTCTGGCGGCGATGACGGAAATGCTGTTCTCTGGAAAGTGGACGACTCTGGGGCCACCAAGCATGTGCTCCTCAAGGGCCACACGAGTGGTGTGAACGCTGTGCATGGAGTGCGCCGGGCGGATTGCTCCTGGTTTCTGGCCACCGCTGCTGCGGACAGCAGCATCAGGCTCTGGAGCTACCTCGATGGCGTCGTTTCTTGCTTTCAAACTATCCAACTGTCGGGCGGCTTCTGCTTCTCCCTGCGCCTTACATTGCTCCCTAGCAGCGATCATGTTCTCCTAGCCTTCAGCGGCGATGACGAGAGCGTTTCGCTGTATGCGGAGCAGGTGGAAGCCACAGGTGGCGCCGACTCCCTGGGCCGGCAGTTCCATCGCGTCCACAAGCTCAGCGGCCATGAGGATTGGGTGCGCGGACTGGACTTTGTCTACGACGGAGAGGACCTGCTGCTGGCCAGCGGTTCGCAGGATAACTTCATACGCCTCTGGAGGATAGCGCCACGCAGCGAGGAGCAGATGCGCGAGAACCGCATAGATCTCCTGCAGATGAGTGAGAGCGAGGCCGAGAtcaaggtggaggagaagaTCCTGCAGCTAGGCGAGCAGGCCTGGTATGCTGTGAGCCTGGAATCAGTGCTGTACGGCCACGAGGGATGGGTCTATGGCGTGCACTGGCACAAGACGAGGGAGGGAG AGCTGCGCCTGCTCTCCGCGTCCATTGACAAAACCCTCATAGTTTGGGCTCCCACCGAGGACGGCGTCTGGCTGGAGCAAGTCCGCGTTGGCGAGGTGGGCGGCAACTCGATGGGCTTCTTCGGCGGCAAGTTCTCCGACGACGGACACTCGATTGTGGGCCACAGCTACCAGGGCGGCTTCCACATCTGGAATCAGGACCCTGATCGTCCCCAGCTCTGGTCCTCCAGCGTAATTGTGGGCGGTCACTATGGCGAGGTTAGGGATCTGGCCTGGGAGCACGACGGCGCCTATCTGATGAGCGTATCGGCGGATCAGACAACGCGCCTGCACGCTCCTTGGCTGCAGGATTCAGCTGATCCCACCTGGCACGAGCTGGCGCGTCCGCAAATCCATGGCTACGACATGCAGGCCTTGGCCTTGCTTTCACGCTACAAGTTTGCTAGTGGAGCGGAGGAGAAGATCGTGCGAACGTTCCAGGcaccggcgaactttatcgaAAACTTCCGGCACATCAGCAGGGTGGAGAGCGATGAGGCGGGAGATGCTCTACTGGATT CTCTGCCCAAGGGAGCCTCTGTGCCCTCCCTGGGCTTGTCCAACAAGGCTGTGTACAAAGTGGACTCCAGTGCGGAGGAGACCGGCAAGGGCAAAAGCGAGTATCCCGAAAGCTATTTCGTTCCCATTACTCTGGAAACGCCGCCCCAGGAGGAGACCTTGATGCAGAACACCCTCTGGCCAGAGATGCAGAAGCTTTACGGCCATGGCTACGAGATCTTTGCCCTGGCCGCCACTGCGGATGGCTCTGTCTTGGCCTCCACCTGCAAGGCCAGCAATGCCGAGCACGCTCAGATAATCCTGTG GAACCCATCAAACTGGAAGCAACTGCAGAAGTTGAGCGGCCACCAGTTGACGGTCACGCAACTTAGTTTCTCTCCGGACGCCCGATACCTGATCTCCGTGTCGCGCGACCGCCGCTGGTGCCTGTACGAGAAGCAGCAGGACTCCACAGCGGGCTACCAGCTGGTGGCCAGCACGGACAAGTCGAACGGAGTGCACACACGCATCATCTGGTCATGCGATTGGTCGCACGACGGACAGTTCTTTGTGACCAGCTCGAGGGATGGCAAAGTAGTGGCCTGGCAAAAGGGGGACAACGACGACGCCTCCTCCCTGAACGGCTGGCGGGCGGCGGCGGTGCTGGAGCTCAAGAATGAGTCAATCACGGCGGTGGCTTTTTCCCATGACTACCTAAACGGAAGCAACGACACATATATTGTGGCGCTGGGCACGGAAAGTGGCCTGATAAAGATATATCAGTTGGTTAAGGGGGAGTGGAAGCTGCTCGCCGACTTGAACAAAGA CCAAGCCCATCACCTCACCGTGAGGAGGCTCCGGTTCCGGCCCGTACAGAAGCATCTCCAGCTGGCGAGCTGCGGCGAGGATCACCTGGTGCGCATCTACGACATAAAGCTGACAGGAGTTTGA
- the LOC108074460 gene encoding PAX-interacting protein 1 produces the protein MKAAIVLALISSVLAAPPIRQMQRPDHDQYSHIFAQVRPPGQKPQNMELQFQPQGELTTQQKLPVEEHHQVQLADVQMRPVEQKPQHVEVEVEIKQQHPNSSPNHLVELEVKPVEHKPQHVVEVDIKQQRPNSSPNHVVELEVKPVEHKPQHVVEVEIKQQRPEHQRPQHVEFEIKQHQEDSAQGHLVSLGTKPVEQKPQHLEFDMAVQHPVELPQHLELEISQDNKHMMSGPHNQHLNLSHRQ, from the coding sequence ATGAAGGCAGCTATAGTTTTGGCACTGATCAGTTCCGTTTTGGCGGCTCCGCCCATCAGGCAGATGCAGAGGCCTGACCACGACCAGTACTCGCATATATTTGCGCAAGTTCGGCCGCCGGGCCAGAAGCCCCAGAACATGGAGTTGCAGTTCCAGCCGCAGGGAGAGCTGACGACACAGCAGAAGTTGCCAGTCGAGGAGCATCACCAGGTGCAACTGGCGGATGTGCAAATGAGGCCCGTCGAGCAGAAGCCCCAGCATGTTGAGGTGGAGGTTGAGATCAAACAACAGCATCCCAACTCCTCTCCCAATCATCTGGTCGAGCTGGAGGTCAAGCCCGTGGAGCATAAGCCTCAGCATGTGGTGGAGGTTGACATCAAGCAGCAGCGTCCCAACTCCTCTCCCAATCATGTGGTGGAACTGGAGGTCAAGCCCGTGGAGCATAAGCCTCAGCATGTGGTGGAGGTTGAGATCAAGCAGCAGCGCCCCGAACACCAGAGGCCTCAGCATGTGGAGTTCGAGATCAAGCAGCACCAGGAAGACTCCGCCCAAGGGCACCTGGTTTCTCTGGGAACCAAGCCCGTGGAACAGAAGCCTCAGCATCTTGAGTTCGACATGGCTGTCCAGCACCCGGTGGAGCTACCCCAGCACCTCGAGCTGGAGATCAGCCAGGATAATAAGCACATGATGTCTGGACCCCACAACCAACACCTGAACCTCAGCCATCGCCAATAG
- the Git gene encoding ARF GTPase-activating protein Git: MCFASSIIEAHKKLFIAPQPEQQQQTRSPTTPRISASSSSKMSRGKSRLQTEVCGDCGASDPSWASINRGILLCADCCSVHRSLGRHISIVKSLRQGNWEPSVLNFVNSLNAHGANSVWEHHLLDGSSGSTSGKHVPRWRKPSPKDALHPTKSDFIKAKHVNLSFVLKPSLQDDDDGNGTAGSLEQELSRQLHASVRTSNLETSLRFLVQGADPNYYHEDKLSTPLHMAAKFGQASQIEMLLIYGADVNALDGNGGHTPLELARANNHNTIAERLQDAMYDVTDRIIMFLGGKKPDHASGRHMIIPDANGADISEQLKIARGKLQLVPNKMFEELVMDLYDEVDRRECEAIWATSTLNADHATVPFLPANPFLSATRNQGRQKLARFNRAEFAGLLTDVLVDAMRRQNMANLRPLDAAAPLHGANQSLQSLPYVNHSMRLGSFDGGHDPNLSDDEPIYDPVASDDDYAPVPPMAQQAIVHTPPRNATSQHEMDTLRKQLSEYKSEINQLKNVVQMLSSENSQLKSKFSSASNNSVYDEPLRIDLSLSSPDTEHEPLSLPEGGSGAAGNADSGSSNGSSNQSTIKRPASMYERRLVPNVAKGATDVRNTTSMYQMAGDGKPFGEEVKVRSDLVTRCLKELIRAMQPVSEDQKQSIAPHGELIHSAVTDLIALYANLPPNASDTTRETLKQLTRHKILIQHECENLQKAIETDDKQAIQKNTLEVRDCAFHIASAIKTLVLQFY; the protein is encoded by the exons ATGTGTTTCGCCAGCAGCATAATCGAAGCGCATAAGAAGTTATTTATAGCGCCGcagccggagcagcagcagcagacgagGAGCCCCACCACGCCCAGGATttcggccagcagcagcagcaagatgTCGCGGGGCAAGTCCCGCCTGCAGACGGAGGTGTGCGGCGATTGCGGCGCCAGCGATCCCTCCTGGGCGAGCATCAACCGGGGCATCCTCCTGTGCGCCGACTGCTGCTCCGTCCACCGCAGCCTGGGGCGGCACATCTCGATCGTGAAGTCCCTGCGCCAGGGCAACTGGGAACCGTCGGTGCTGAACTTCGTCAACTCGCTGAATGCCCACGGCGCCAACAGTGTGTGGGAGCACCATCTCCTGGATGGCTCCAGCGGCTCCACCTCCGGCAAGCATGTGCCTCGCTGGCGCAAGCCCTCGCCCAAGGATGCCCTGCATCCCACCAAGTCTGACTTCATCAAGGCCAAGCACGTCAATCTCTCGTTCGTGCTGAAGCCCAGTCTgcaggacgacgacgatggcaACGGCACGGCGGGCAGCCTGGAGCAGGAGCTCAGTCGCCAGCTGCATGCCAGCGTGCGGACCAGCAATCTGGAGACATCGCTGCGTTTCTTGGTGCAGGGAGCCGATCCCAACTACTACCACGAGGACAAGCTCTCCACGCCGCTGCACATGGCCGCCAAGTTCGGCCAGGCCTCGCAGATCGAGATGCTGCTGATCTACGGAGCCGATGTGAACGCCTTGGATGGCAACGGCGGCCACACTCCGCTGGAACTGGCCAGAGCCAACAATCATAATACCATAGCAGAGAGACTGCAGGATGCAATGTACGATGTCACTGACAGAATCATCATGTTCCTGGGCGGCAAGAAGCCAGATCATGCG AGTGGCCGCCACATGATCATACCCGATGCCAATGGCGCTGATATCAGCGAGCAGCTGAAAATAGCTCGAGGCAAGCTGCAGCTGGTGCCGAACAAGATGTTCGAGGAGCTGGTCATGGATCTGTACGACGAGGTGGACCGTCGCGAGTGCGAAGCCA TCTGGGCGACGAGCACCCTGAATGCTGACCACGCAACTGTGCCATTTTTGCCGGCCAATCCGTTTTTGAGTGCCACGCGCAATCAG GGTCGTCAGAAATTGGCACGCTTCAACCGTGCCGAGTTCGCTGGCCTCTTGACCGACGTCCTCGTCGACGCAATGCGGCGCCAGAACATGGCCAACCTGCGTCCGCTGGATGCCGCTGCCCCGCTGCACGGGGCGAATCAGTCGCTGCAATCGCTGCCGTACGTTAACCATTCGATGCGTCTGGGCTCTTTCGACGGTGGACACGATCCGAATCTTTCGGACGATGAGCCCATCTACGATCCGGTGGCCAGTGACGACGACTATGCGCCGGTGCCCCCGATGGCCCAGCAG GCCATTGTCCACACGCCGCCCCGCAATGCCACTTCGCAGCACGAAATGGACACGCTGCGCAAGCAGCTCAGCGAGTACAAGTCCGAGATTAATCAGCTGAAGAACGTGGTCCAGATGCTGTCCAGCGAGAACTCGCAGCTCAAGTCCAAGTTCTCGAGCGCCTCCAACAACAGCGTCTACGATGAGCCACT TCGCATTGATTTGAGCCTGAGCAGTCCGGACACGGAGCACGAGCCACTGTCGCTGCCAGAGGGGGGTTCGGGTGCGGCTGGCAACGCAGACAGCGGCTCCTCCAACGGCTCCTCGAACCAATCGACCATCAAGCGGCCGGCCAGCATGTACGAGCGCCGTCTGGTCCCGAATGTGGCCAAGGGGGCCACGGATGTACGGAACACGACCAGCATGTATCAGATGGCTGGCGATGGCAAGCCTTTCGGCGAGGAGGTGAAGGTGCGCTCCGATCTGGTCACGCGCTGCCTTAAGGAGCTCATAAGGGCCATGCAGCCGGTGTCGGAAGATCAGAAGCAATCGATAGCGCCTCACGGCGAGCTTATTCACAGCGCGGTCACAGACTTGATAGCTTTGTATGCCAATTTG ccACCGAATGCCAGCGACACTACGCGCGAGACCCTGAAGCAGCTGACCCGCCACAAAATCCTTATCCAGCACGAGTGCGAGAACCTGCAGAAGGCCATCGAGACGGACGACAAGCAAGCCATACAGAAGAACACCTTGGAGGTGCGCGACTGCGCCTTCCACATTGCCAGTGCCATAAAGACCTTGGTGTTGCAGTTTTATTGA